GGCGCGACCAGAGCCTCGGGGGCGAGACCTCGTGCGAAGACCAGGGAGGACCCGGCGCAGGCCCGCCGCCGCCACCCTGCGGGGCAccgaggaggagggaagggaaggtcgGAGGAGAAAGCGCCGGCCTCAGTCGGGAGCGCCTCGGACTTTGCGGCAGCGTCGCGGGAGGCTGGACGCGCAGCGCCGGCCCCAGACCTGCCCGGGAGGAAGGGTCCCCAGGCTGCAGGGCCGGGCCGAGCCGCGCTCCGAGGGAGCCCTCTGCACGGAGCCCGGCGCCTGAGCGAGGGGAGCGGGAAGCGCGACGGGGGCGGCGCAGACGCCGGGAAGACTGGGGCGCAGGAGCCGCGGCGGGGGCGATACGCGCGGCGGGCCCGGGGCGGGGAGATCTGGGGGTTCCGGGGGGACCGGGGGACGGGAGTCCGGGGGACTCGGGCCGGCGGGCTCCAGGCGCCCCGAGGGAGGACGGCCGCGGCTCCGGCCCGCGTCGCTCTGGTTTTCAGACAAACCCAGTCGGAGGAGTCCGCGGCCGGGACGCCTCCACGCGCCCTCCGTCTCCACGGCAACGGGCCGCGTCCCCGCGCCGAGGGCCCCAGAGCCGCGCCTCGTCTCGCCGACGCGAGGTGACGCACTTCCGGCGGGAGTCCCGCCTCCTCCCGCCAGGGGGCGTGACCGCGAGCTCCGCGCCCCGGCTGCGCTGGCCTCGGGTCCCGGCGGCGGGGCGCCCCCCCCTTTGCCCGGTCCGCACGAGCCCGGTCCTCGGTGGCCTCCCGGGTGCCAGGGTCTCGGCGCCCAACCGGACAAGCAGCCCGGCTCCTTCCAGTCCAGGCGCCGCGGCTCGGCTCCGCGCCCCCGGCCCGCGGCGCGGTGACAGGTCCGCCGAGGCCGCCGCCGCCTTCTGACGACGTGCACTACACGCTGTCCGATGTGAACGCGCCTTCCGTCGGCGTTTGGCGCAGAGGCGAGCCCGGGTCCTTCCCCGGAGCAGGGCGGGAGGCTTCCCGTCACTCTCGGGACTCGGGCCGGGATTCCTTCCCTCAGGTCCCGCCTCCTGCGGTCGCGTGCGTCACCGCCGCCGCGGAGCCTCCTGGGAGTTGTGGTTCAGACTCTCCCCCCCGCCTCCGGCGCCAGTGGGCTGCAGACTACAACTCCCGGCAGGCCCCGCGGCGGCCCCAGGAGCCCCGGGATCGGGGTCCTCGGCAGCCTCAGCCGGTGGTCGCGGCGCGACAGGGCGGCCCGGCTGGCGGGGTTGAGCAGCAGCGGGGCCGCGGGCGGGCTGTCCCACACACCGAGGCCGCTCGGCAGGCCACTGGCAGATAGACTCGGCGCTTTTCGGCCCCTGGCGCCCCCAGGCCGAGCGGGCGGGACGCAAACTTACGGGCAAGTGGAGGGGTCGACGGGGGCACTAGGGTCTGGCCGCGACCCGGGCCTGGGGCGGCTTCCCGAGGAAGGGGGATGGGACCTCAGGAGGCGGGGCGGCCCCGGGCTGGTGGGGCGGGGTCACGCTTGGGGGTGCGCGTCCGCCCTGCCCAgtccggcccggcccggcccgccccCGCTGTCCCCGCGGAGCCTCGGCCGGGACGCAGCGCCGGGCCCTGACGTCTGCAGCGCCCAGGCCACCAGCCCTCCGGCTCCGCTCCCGGCGGCAGGTCGTGTTCGGGCGCTGCGGCTCCTACGCGCGCCAGACGGACTGCTGCAGCGGGAGCGAGGCCGCCAGAGCCCAGGGAGCCCCGCGAGGCGGGAGGCAGGCCCCCGGGGCAGCGCTGGGCCTCGCGGTGTTGGCTCGGAAATGGGCTTGTAGACAGCGGGCAGCCCAGGAGCAGACCGGCCGGCTCCGTCCGCCCGCCGCGGTCCGGTCGGCGGTGCTAACTGTGCGTCTTGGCATCTCCCAGGCGCCACAGGGCCGGATGGCTCTGGGCTTGGACGCTCGGCACGGCTAGAGGCCAATCCCCCGGTCTCCAGGCGCCAGGGCTGCAGCCGGCAGGCTCAAGGCGGGCAGGGGGGGCGACTGGACGACCAGACAGGTGAGCTCTTGACAAGCTTGTGCTGTGACGGTTTGGATCTGCTGTTTCATCCTGTGGTTTCTGTTCGAGGCCGTGTCAGAGGAGTTTGGGTTGTTTCTGAGCGTGTGCGTCTGTGTGCGGGGGGCTGATCACGCGGCTTGCCAGTCCTCTGCGTTCAGAACCCATTGAAGAAACAAGGCGGGGTGCCGGACAGGCTTTTTCTGGTGGGCACCTGCCGGGCAGGGGCTGAGGCAGGCCAAATGGGAGCCTTGGCAAATGCAGCCCTTCCTGGCAGGTCCCCTCCTGGCCTGTTGCTCCAGATGCAACAAGTGTCTGAAGGCCTGGTCCCCGCGCCGAGTGGCCCGTGCAGTGGTTGGGGCAGGACGTCCCGGTCTGCAGGGCTTCCATCTCGGCCGAGATTCAGGTGATGGAGCCCTGTCCTTCCTTCGGGCCTTCCACCAGCAGGTGTCTTCTTGCTGGGCCAagttggggttcctgggtgctCTGTCTCAGGGCTTCCTCCCAGTCACTAATGGGTCAGACTCCCCAGCACTCAGAATGTCCACCTTTGTCTTAGCCAGACCTGCTGCATGACAGGAGCCCGTGATGCACCAAGTTTTGCCGGTTGACTGTGCCCCACATGGTGTCGCTCAGACAGCATCGCCGGgcacagctggaggccagggaaagGAGTGACGGCCGCCTGTGGCACGTCATGTCAGCGTCAAGTAACTGTTCTTCTGAATAAAGGCAACTTGCCAACCTCCTGCCTAAATGGGATTGGATCTTTAtggcttttaaaagtttttccaataaaatattcacaaataggGAAAACTTCTTGTTTCTATGCTGTCCTAACGTATGTTTTGGAAGTCGTTCTGCCCTCCCAAGCTGGCTGCTCCTTGAGACGAGAGACACTAGTGCCCAACGAAACAGACCCAGACGCCTGCCTGTTTGCTTGAGGCGGTTGGACGCTAACATGTAAAACTGCCTTTTAAAAACCGTTTTCTCCAGACTTGCTTGTTGGCTGCCTGTGTGGTTTGTTCCGTGTCGGCATGGCTGGTAGTTTCCAACAGGAAGTCTCGGTGGCTCTCCAGTTTGTGACCCAAGAAGTAGCCGCCGAGTGTCCGGGGTGCTGACTCCAGGCTGGTCTGTGTTCTAAGGTGAGTTCACCCTTGCTGCGTGTGCATCTGTCCTTCCAGCCCTGTGCTTTGACGGGCTCagagtctttctctttttttagagggagagagtgccCGTGCGTCCTCGCATGTCAGTGAGGGGGAGGGtccgagggagaaggagagagaatcttaagcagacccggctgagcgtggagcccgaggggcctgatcccacgaccccgacgtcatgacctgagccgaaatcaagagtcagatgcttaaccgactgaggcaacCAGACGCCTCTGCTGcagagtgattttattttttaaaaaagattttatttatttatttgagagagagggagggagagagcacgagaggggagaaggtcagaggaagcagcagaccccccatggagctgggagcccgatgtgggactcgatcccgcgactctaggaccatgatctgagtcgaaggcggtcacccaaccaactgagccacccaggcgcccccacagagttattttaaacaaatgtctTGACAGCCTCTGCCGGGGTTTGGGTGCCAGGCAGGGTATGGCCTGTAAGCTCCGAGGAGAATGTCAGAATACAGCTTTTCCggcaaaggaaggagcagaaagcAGTCTCTCGGTGAATGTTCCCACTGAAGTGGGTGCCCCCTCCCTCTGTAGCCTTTCTGGGTTTGGTCACTGCCTCCCGACTCCTGAGCCTGGGCCATTCCCCACTtgccacccctccccacacaccctgGTGGGATCTGCCGAAGAAGAGTAGTGAGCTCGGATACCAGGAGGGCTGGGCACTGCCGTCCCGTGGAGCATGCTCAGCGCTGGGCCCCAGAGACAGCAGTGACGACAGTGACAAAGACCAGACAGACgggcagagagaagggatggAGACACTTGGAAAGCTCCCCAGCCCCCCAAGCTAGAATGCCGTGCCAGGATGCTTCCGAGGCCCTGTAGGAAGGGACAGCGCGGGTGGGGGCTGCTGTTGGAGGCTCTGCTCAGGCCCGAGTCGAGGTGGCACCGTGCCGGATGGAGACGCTGAAGCAGACGCCAAGACCTGcgcggggcagggcaggggaggagacCAGGAGCTCCTAGCGTAGCTTGCTGTCCTCCTCGGGTGCCCCTGTGTCCTGTTGGAAATGCTCCTGTAGCGTGTGGCCCACGGATCCTTAACGCCAGCGGGTGGGCAGGCTGAGCGGCCGGCCCTAGATCGGCCCAGGTCACTTGGGTCCTTTCCTGCCCTGAGTCCTTTATTTCCATGTGGAGCTGATTTCTGGGCTCTGCAGGCGACAGGGGCCTGCGGTGGGGCCGGCTGCTCGCGCGCGTTTGGGCTCGTGGTTGCCTAGGACGAGGCACACTCCGGCGGAGTGTAGCTCAGAGGGCTGTGCGGGAAGGGCCGGGAGTAGCGGTTCTGCTGGCTTCCCAGCGAGCAGGTTCCCAGcagagggaggcgggggagggggcacgCAGGCCGCCAGCTCGGGCTGTGCTGCTCGGCCCAGCTTGCGTCTCTGTAGCAGCTGCCGGTGGGGGCTGGGCCGGCGGGGGCCCACGGTGACCCTCCCTGTCTGGAGCTTGTTGGTGCCCGGGGGTCCCAGGCTTTCTCGGGGGTGTTCTTCCGGTAGCAGGCCTGGGCTTGGCGCTGCTCTGTAGAAGAAATAAGAAGCTCTtggcccaggtgccccatgttagCAGGGGCCAGAGCCCGGAAGGGAAGACAGCCAGGGAGTGAAGGACAGGGGGGCCGAGTGGCCCACGAGGTGAGGAGTTTCTTCGTGGAAAGCCTCCTAATTAGTCCATGGGTTGGGAAGGTTTATCGTTCCAAAACACCCACCTGCTTCTGCGGAAGCCCTTGGAGGTCCTGCACGGGCAGGGTGGAGAAGCCACCGCCCCGACGAGCCTGTGCGGGAGGGAGCAGAATTCGCAGAAGTCGGAGCTGGATCCTACCCACGCGAGTCTGGGCCGCAGACTGAGTCTGGCCCAGCCCTGCGCACCCTGTGCTGGACACGGGTCTTGGAGTGGAGCTGGGCAGAGGGTGGGTGTCAGATGGCCCCTGGGGCTCAGCTCCTACCCCTGGCAAAGCCTGGCCACCACCCTCCTCTCTGCCATCCAGTGGCCTCCGGTGGGTGGCAGTGTTTCCTGGGGGGGCCAGGCCTGGGATGCCTTGGGTTggccttgggggtggggcaggatgcAGGATCCTGGGGAGGGGCCCGGGTAGAGGGGTGATGCGTGGTTTCCCTCCTGTGTTGTTGGCCAGTGTCCTGTGGCTGAGGGGGGGCCCTGGGCCCTAGTGGGAGCTGGCAGTGACCCGGCTGGTCCTCAGCCACACCCAGCCAGCCTCGGTCTGCCCCCAGCCTCTTGGGCGCATGGTGAGGAGACGGCCAGGTGCACCCTGGCCGGCTGGTTTTCTAGCCTTGGGGCCCTGCTGGCTGCATGACAGACCCCTCCAGAAGTGGGGTGCTGATTGCTCTCTTACAGCCTGGGATTCCCTGCACCCCTCCAAGTCCTGTTGATTTTCGCTCTTAACTGTCCTTCAAATCTAGCTGTGTCATTACAAAAAAACTTTACTAAGAAACATATAATACCaggttccaggggcgcctgggtggctcagtgggttaagcctctgccttcggctcaggtcatgatctcagggtcctgggggtcgagccccgcatcgggctctctgctcagcagggctcccgcctgcctttctgccgacttgtgatgtgtctgtcaaataaataactaagtaaatctttaaaaaataataataccaggTTCTAGGTCATGAGCAATCGGCCTGTACTGAGCCGCCGGACCGGGAGGTGGGCCGGTCCTGTGTCGCAGAGCCCCGTGCTGGCCTGCATCGCTGCCTCCTGCTTTGGGAGCCTCTTGCAGATGGATTCCAGTGGTGCCACGTGGCTGCTTTCCTTCAGCTTCTGCGGAGCTCTGCCTTCCAGCTGTGGGCTGTGACGAGTACGGGGTGGGGTTTAGGCTCCCTTGGGGGTAAATCCCATCTCACGACCCAGTTCACCCTTGAGGAGACGGGACGGTGTTGCTGTGaacacaggtgccccttcttctggTACAGTCTGGAGTGGGGGGGCCGCAGTCCCGCAGGAAGGGCCCAGAAGCTCGAGTGACCTCAAGGTACTGTCCCCCGACCTGGGTAGCGTCCCCCTTGTGGGTAGTGGCCTGGTGACTGGAACCCTGATGAGTCTGGCAGGGGGCACCTGTGCCAGGGCTGTGCCCCTCTACCTCAGGGTGCTGCTCCGTATGCGTCTGCGCTCCCTGCGTGCCGTGGAGACAGGCCCCCTGTGGGCAGAGGCGGCTTCTCGGGGCTGCGGCCTTTTTAGTCTTTTCGTGGTGTCTTGATGGACGCTGGTTCCTGACTTGGGCACAGACTAACTCACCGGCCGCATGAACAAGagtctgttttcttctggaagcgTTGTTGTCTTCCCTTCATGTTGGCATCTGCGGTGCGAATCCACCGGTTTCAGAACAGTAGGTCCTGGTAGCCCACTGGGTGCCAACCACCCAGATCTGGGTCTGCCGGCACAGGTGGACCCTCTGTGGTCGTTTGCCAGGTCTTGTTCCTTGGGGGCCCCCCACTTCTGCCTGTGATcacctggaggcagggtctcacgGCAGCTGGAGGGGCCTCTCCAGAGGTGCCCAGCTTTCCTCCAGGACAGGTGCCGCTTGTGCTTCCCAGACTAGTGTGCCCCGCTGCTGGCCGTGGGCCAGGTGAGCCTCCTTTGGCCCGAAGCGCATGCACTTACCACACTTCCTTCCGCCGCAGGGCATTTGCACAGGctgtcctccccctccctgcctagCTCTCCCGGACTTGTCCCCACCTGCCCCCGCGGCAGCCCTCCCAGAGCCCGGGAGAGCCTGTGTAGCCTTGATGTGGCCTGAGGGTGCCGTCTGCCTGCAGGTCCCGGAGCAGTTGCACCCGCCATGGACCCAGACCCCCAGGCAGGCGTACAGGTGGGCATGCGCGTGGTGCGCGGCGTGGACTGGAAGTGGGGCCAGCAGGATGGCGGCGAGGGCGGCGTGGGCACCGTGGTGGAGCTTGGCCGCCACGGTAGCCCGTCGACCCCTGAGCGCACGGTGGTCGTGCAGTGGGACCGCGGCACCCGCACCAACTACCGCGCGGGCTACCAGGGCGCCCACGACCTGCTGCTCTACGACAACGCGCAGATCGGTGCGTGCGTGTCCGCGTGCGGGAGCCCGCGCGGCGCCTGGGGCGTGGGGGGCGGGGCCCGGCGCGCCCTgaccccgccctgcccccaggcGTCCGCCACCCCAACATCATCTGCGACTGCTGCAAGAAGCACGGGCTGCGGGGCATGCGCTGGAAGTGCCGCGTCTGCTTCGACTACGACCTGTGCACGCAATGCTACATGCTGGACAGGCACGACCTGGCCCACGCCTTCGAGCGCTACGAGACGGCCCACTCCCGCCCGTGAGTTCCTCGCCGGCCGCCCCCAGGCCCGGAGCCGGCCTCCCTGGTGGGAGCCCCAGTGGCCCGTGCTGGGAACTAACCCAGAGGCGCAGCTGGGGACACCCTGCTGGCCGGCCTAGGGGCCTCTGTCGCTGGAGGGGGCGTGCGGAGGGAACGAAGCTGGGAGGATCTCCTGGGCTGGGGcggccacccagaggccccacccACAAGAGGCTGCTGTCCCCTCTCCTGGACGGGTCCCCGcgcctgggggaggggtgtgtgtgcgaCCCCAGCTGCCTGCTGGCCGGAGCAGGAAGGGGGACCAGCCGTCTGGGCCAGCCCGCGTTCCTCActcctctgtttctctgtgcTGAGCCCTCCCGGGGCCAGGCTGCGCCCTGAGCTCTGGGGCCACCCTAACGGCTCAGCAGCTCAGTAGGGGCAGCAGGTGTGGAGGGAGGGCGGCGCACGTGGAGGCCACGCTGGGAGGGGGCCCGGAGTGGAGGGCGCTGACCAGCGGGGCCAGCCCTCCTCCCCGAGAGAGTCGGGTGGGGCCGGGCTCGAACCCGCGCCCGGCCTCCCTCGTGGCCCAGCGCCCACTCGCTCTCTTGCAGGGTCACCCTGAGTCCCCGCCAGGGCCTCCCAAGGATCCCGTTGAGGGGCATCTTCCAAGGCGCGAAGGTGGTGCGGGGCCCGGACTGGGAGTGGGGCTCGCAGGACGGTGAGTGGGGGTCTAGGCTGCCGCCGGCTGCGTGTGAGCCTTGTGGCACGGGCTTAGCCTGCCATGGGGCCTTTATCCCCcccaggaggggaagggaagccagGCCGAGTGGTGGACATCCGTGGCTGGGATGTGGAGACGGGCCGGAGCGTGGCCAGTGTGACGTGGGCCGATGGCACCACCAATGTGTACCGTGTGGGCCACAAGGGCAAGGTGGACCTCAAGTGTGTGGGCGAGGCGGCTGGCGGCTTCTACTACAAGGAGCATCTCCCAAGGCTCGGTAGGGTTTGGCCCCAGGGACACCACACCTGCCTGCCCAGCTGCCCTCCTGCCCTGGCTGGGTCCCGGGGCAGCgctgggccggggctgggggctgAAGTTGCGCCGTGGAGGGACGCGCCTGGCGGGGGTGATGCCGCTGAAGGGGGGCCTGTCGCCCGCCCCAGGCAAGCCGGCGGAGCTGCGGCGCAGGGTGAGTGCCGATGGCCAGCCTTTCCAGCACGGGGAcaaggttaagtgtctgctggaCACAGACATCCTCAGGGAGATGCAGGAAGGCCACGGCGGGTGGAACCCCCGGATGGCGGAGGTGAGCCGCCCCGCCTGCtgagcccccctcccctgccctccccacatcCCCTGGACCCCCAGCCCTCCCGCTCCCCCCAGCCACAGCCTCCGTGACCCGCCACAGTTTCTCGGAAAGACGGGCACCGTGCACCGCATCACGGACCGTGGGGATGTGCGCGTGCAGTTCGGCCGCGAGACGCGCTGGACCTTCCACCCTGGGGCTCTCACCAAGGTGCATGGGGGGCTGGGCTGAGCCCCGTCTGTTCGCTTCTGCACCCCTCCGGGTACCTCATCGGCTCTGGGAATGCCTTTCTCCAGTCCCTAGGGAACAGGGGAGGGCTTTGTGGGGTCCAGAGGGGCTGAGTTCCGCAGGGAGGGGGTCCTGGcgtgaaggggcagaggcaggtgaGGTGCTGGGCACTGGTGGAGGCTGGGGGCCGGCAGCCCGGGCACCAGCTTTCCTCCTGCTGGGCCAAGAAGCCACTGCAGCATTACCGGTGGGAAGTCACCTTCTAACACGTTCTTCAGTGGTGTGGCATGGGGATCACTTGGGGCAGTGGAAAGGCCCTTTAGGAAGAGGGTGGACACAGCCCAGGGGGGCGGGGACAACGGTGGGCACAGTGTTATGCGGACCAGGGCCCTGGGTGGAAGCATGTACCCCTAGCGCTGGGCTCTGGACTGGGGTTCTGGCCCCTAgaaggtgggggggttggggtgggttCCGGTTTGCAGTGTTAAGTCTCATGAGGGGAGGGCACAGGTGTGCGGGAAGTGGCCAGGAAAGgtttggggatgggggagaagtggctcctgccccccactcccatgGTCGTCTGGCCCTGCCTCCTGGTCGTCCCCGGGTCCCACCCCACTCCCTGTGCCAGTCTGGACTGGACTGGGCCACGccgtctgcttctccgtctgagTGGAGGGACAGGTCCACCTTGGCTTTCACCCCGGAGTTGGTTTTGGTCTTCTCTGGCTGTCACCTCCGTGGCTCCAGGGCTGCCCACCCCGGACTGACCTGGTCCCGTGCGACTCTCCTCCACCtctgaggcaggggctggggtcaAGTTCAGGTCTGCCTGTTCTGCGGAGGTGCCTCCTGCTCCGTGGCCCAGGGCAGCCACACCTGCCTGGGGGTGCCCCTCacgtgcctctctctctcactcagcaCAACGCCTTCTGGGTGGGCGATGTTGTGCGGGTCATCGATGACCTCGACACCGTGAAGCGGCTGCAGGCCGGGCACGGCGAGTGGACGGATGACATGGCTCCTGTGAGTGCCCCGGCGCCCAGCCCCGCCTCCCCTCCGGGCCTGCCGGGAGACGGGCGGGCGTtgaccttcctctctccccactcaggcCCTGGGCCGCGTCGGGAAGGTGGTGAAGGTTTTCAGGGACGGGAACCTGCGCGTGGTGGTCGGCGGTCAGCCGTGGACCTTCAGCCCCTCCTGCCTGGTGGCCTACCGGCCCGAGGAGGACGCCAACCTGGATGTGGCCGAGCGTGCCAGGGAGAACAAAAGTGCGGGAGCCCGGGCTGGGGCGGCCGGCAGGAGGCGGGGCCGCCCGGGCCGTCCCTTACCTGGAGCCCCGCCCCGCCTAGGCTCCCTGAGCGTCGCCCTGGACAAGCTGCGAGCCCAGAAGAGTGATCTTGAGCACCCGGGGAGACTGGTGGTAGAGGTGGCCCTGGGCAGTGTGGCCGGGGCCCTGGACCTGCTGAGGCGGCGCCCCGAGCAGGCGAGCTCCCGACGCCCCCGCCCCCCCTGCAGCCAGGCCCGGGGTCAGACCGGGACTGACCCGGGGGCTCTCCCGGCAGGTGGACACCAAGAACCAGGGGAGGACGGCGCTGCAGGTGGCCGCCTACCTGGGCCAGGTGGAGCTGGTGCGGCGGCTGCTGCAGGCCCGGGCGGCCGCGGACCTGCCGGACGACGAGGGTAACACGGCGCTGCACTACGCCGCCCTGGGGTGAGGCCCGGTccggggggggcggcgggggcggggggtgcagcCCATAGGCCAGTGGGCATCGCggccctgctgctccctctcctgtCAGGAACCAGCCTGAGGCCGCCCGCCTGCTCCTGAGCTCCGGCTGTGGGGCCAATGCCCTGAACGGCACCCGGAGCACAGCCCTCCACGTGGCCGTGCAGAGGGGCTTCCTGGAGGTCGTCCGGGTCCTCTGTGAGCGCGGCTGTGACGTCAACCTGCCCGTAAGTGCTGGGTCCGCTGGCCCCGGGCTCAAGGACACAATGGCGTTGGCCTTCCTGCCGAGTGACCCCTGGCCCCCCGCCGGCAGGATGCCCACGCCAGCACGCCTCTGCACTGTGCCATCTCCGCGGGTGCTGGTGCCAGCGGCATCGTGGAGGTCCTCACCGAGGTGCCGGGCATCGATGTCACCGCCACGAACAGCCAGGGCTTCACCCTGCTGCACCATGCGTCCCTCAAGGGCCACACGCTgtgagttgggggggaggggcgcacCCAGTGGACCAGACTCCCGTGGTGCTGCTGGACCACTGCGGGCACAGTCTCGACCCCAGGCACATCTCCCCGCTCCCCCAGAGCTGTCCGGAGGATTCTCGCTCGTGCGCGCCAGCTGGTGGATGCCAAGAAGGACGACGGCTTCACGGCCTTGCACTTGGCCGCCCTTAACAACCACCGGGAGGTGGCCCAGATTCTCATCCGCGAGGTGTGGACACGGGGCCCTGGACCAGCCCAGGGCCTTGGGGGTCAGGACCCAGCCGGGGTCCCTGGGCTGAGCCGGTGCCCACCCCCTCTGACCCTTCCTCAGGGCCGCTGTGATGTGAACGTCCGCAACCGGAAGCTCCAGTCCCCGCTGCACCTGGCCGTGCAGCAGGCCCACGTGGGGCTGGTGCCGCTGCTGGTGGACGCGGGCTGCAGCGTCAATGCCGAGGACGAGGAGGGGGACACGGCCTTGCACGTGGCGCTGCAGCGTCATCAGCTGCTGCCTCTGGTGGCCGATGGGGCCGGGGGGGACCCAGGGCCCTTACAGCTGCTGTCCAGGGTGAGGAAGTGTGGATCTGGGTGCTGCAGAAGTGGGCCGGACTGCCCAGCTGCAGGCAACCGGC
This Neovison vison isolate M4711 chromosome 2, ASM_NN_V1, whole genome shotgun sequence DNA region includes the following protein-coding sequences:
- the MIB2 gene encoding E3 ubiquitin-protein ligase MIB2 isoform X5 encodes the protein MDPDPQAGVQWDRGTRTNYRAGYQGAHDLLLYDNAQIGVRHPNIICDCCKKHGLRGMRWKCRVCFDYDLCTQCYMLDRHDLAHAFERYETAHSRPVTLSPRQGLPRIPLRGIFQGAKVVRGPDWEWGSQDGGEGKPGRVVDIRGWDVETGRSVASVTWADGTTNVYRVGHKGKVDLKCVGEAAGGFYYKEHLPRLGKPAELRRRVSADGQPFQHGDKVKCLLDTDILREMQEGHGGWNPRMAEFLGKTGTVHRITDRGDVRVQFGRETRWTFHPGALTKHNAFWVGDVVRVIDDLDTVKRLQAGHGEWTDDMAPALGRVGKVVKVFRDGNLRVVVGGQPWTFSPSCLVAYRPEEDANLDVAERARENKSSLSVALDKLRAQKSDLEHPGRLVVEVALGSVAGALDLLRRRPEQVDTKNQGRTALQVAAYLGQVELVRRLLQARAAADLPDDEGNTALHYAALGNQPEAARLLLSSGCGANALNGTRSTALHVAVQRGFLEVVRVLCERGCDVNLPDAHASTPLHCAISAGAGASGIVEVLTEVPGIDVTATNSQGFTLLHHASLKGHTLAVRRILARARQLVDAKKDDGFTALHLAALNNHREVAQILIREGRCDVNVRNRKLQSPLHLAVQQAHVGLVPLLVDAGCSVNAEDEEGDTALHVALQRHQLLPLVADGAGGDPGPLQLLSRLQASGLPGSGELTAGAAIACFLALEGADLSYANHRGRSPLDLAAEGRVLKALQGCAQRFRERHAGGSGVAAAGPRLVLGPPNTVTNLHVAAPSEPEAAECLVCSELALLVLFSPCQHRTVCEECARRMKKCIRCQVAIGKKLRPDGTEVASATPAPGPPRQLVEELQSRYRQMEERITCPICIDSHIRLVFQCGHGACAPCGAALSACPICRQPIRDRIQIFV
- the MIB2 gene encoding E3 ubiquitin-protein ligase MIB2 isoform X4, with translation MDPDPQAGVQVGMRVVRGVDWKWGQQDGGEGGVGTVVELGRHGSPSTPERTVVVQWDRGTRTNYRAGYQGAHDLLLYDNAQIGVRHPNIICDCCKKHGLRGMRWKCRVCFDYDLCTQCYMLDRHDLAHAFERYETAHSRPVTLSPRQGLPRIPLRGIFQGAKVVRGPDWEWGSQDGGEGKPGRVVDIRGWDVETGRSVASVTWADGTTNVYRVGHKGKVDLKCVGEAAGGFYYKEHLPRLGKPAELRRRVSADGQPFQHGDKVKCLLDTDILREMQEGHGGWNPRMAEHNAFWVGDVVRVIDDLDTVKRLQAGHGEWTDDMAPALGRVGKVVKVFRDGNLRVVVGGQPWTFSPSCLVAYRPEEDANLDVAERARENKSSLSVALDKLRAQKSDLEHPGRLVVEVALGSVAGALDLLRRRPEQVDTKNQGRTALQVAAYLGQVELVRRLLQARAAADLPDDEGNTALHYAALGNQPEAARLLLSSGCGANALNGTRSTALHVAVQRGFLEVVRVLCERGCDVNLPDAHASTPLHCAISAGAGASGIVEVLTEVPGIDVTATNSQGFTLLHHASLKGHTLAVRRILARARQLVDAKKDDGFTALHLAALNNHREVAQILIREGRCDVNVRNRKLQSPLHLAVQQAHVGLVPLLVDAGCSVNAEDEEGDTALHVALQRHQLLPLVADGAGGDPGPLQLLSRLQASGLPGSGELTAGAAIACFLALEGADLSYANHRGRSPLDLAAEGRVLKALQGCAQRFRERHAGGSGVAAAGPRLVLGPPNTVTNLHVAAPSEPEAAECLVCSELALLVLFSPCQHRTVCEECARRMKKCIRCQVAIGKKLRPDGTEVASATPAPGPPRQLVEELQSRYRQMEERITCPICIDSHIRLVFQCGHGACAPCGAALSACPICRQPIRDRIQIFV